A portion of the Eulemur rufifrons isolate Redbay chromosome 30, OSU_ERuf_1, whole genome shotgun sequence genome contains these proteins:
- the LOC138378389 gene encoding LOW QUALITY PROTEIN: centriolar satellite-associated tubulin polyglutamylase complex regulator 1-like (The sequence of the model RefSeq protein was modified relative to this genomic sequence to represent the inferred CDS: inserted 1 base in 1 codon) — protein sequence MLSPERLALPDYEYLAQRHVLTYMEDAVCQLLENREDISQYGIARFFTEYFNSVCQGTHILFREFSFIQATPNNRASFLRAFWRCFRTVGKNGDLLTMKECHCLLQLLCPDFPLELTQKAARIVLMDDAMDCLMSFSDFLFAFQIQFYYSEFLDSVAAIYQDLLSGKNPNTVIVPTSSSGHHRQRQVMGEASMEGVEASLFYXCAGHLCDRHKYSCPPPALVKEVLSKVQRLTFYGFLVALSKHHGINQALGALPDKGDLMHDPAMDEELERLLVQVPGLVNSVTASPEACCLPSRTPPQVGSPWRPLHHSRKVDAESDGSTEETDESET from the exons ATGCTGAGTCCCGAACGCCTAGCTCTGCCGGACTACGAGTATCTGGCTCAGCGACATGTCCTCACGTACATGGAGGATGCAGTGTGCCAGCTGCTAGAGAACAGGGAGGATATTAGCCAATATGGCATTGCCAGGTTCTTCACAGAATATTTTAACAGTGTCTGCCAGGGAACTCACATTCTCTTTCGTGAATTCAGCTTCATCCAAGCCACCCCCAACAACAGGGCATCGTTTTTACGGGCCTTCTGGAGATGCTTCCGAACTGTGGGCAAAAATGGTGATTTGCTGACCATGAAAGAATGTCACTGTTTGCTGCAATTGCTGTGCCCTGATTTCCCGCTGGAGCTTACTCAGAAAGCAGCCAGGATTGTGCTCATGGACGATGCCATGGACTGCTTGATGTCTTTTTCAGATTTCCTTTTTGCCTTCCAGATCCAGTTTTACTACTCAGAATTTCTGGACAGTGTGGCCGCCATCTATCAGGACCTACTGTCAGGCAAGAACCCCAATACAGTGATTGTGCCAACGTCATCCAGTGGGCACCACCGCCAGCGACAAGTTATGGGCGAAGCCAGCATGGAGGGAGTGGAGGCGTCGCTGTTCT CTTGTGCCGGTCACCTGTGTGACCGGCACAAGTACAgctgcccacccccagcactTGTTAAAGAAGTCCTAAGCAAAGTTCAGAGACTGACCTTCTATGGATTCCTTGTGGCTCTCTCAAAGCATCATGGAATCAATCAAGCCCTAGGAGCTTTGCCTGACAAAGGGGATCTAATGCATGACCCAGCCATGGATGAGGAGCTGGAACGGCTGCTGGTCCAGGTCCCAGGCCTGGTCAACTCGGTCACTGCCAGCCCAGAGGCCTGCTGCCTGCCTTCCCGTACTCCTCCCCAGGTTGGCTCCCCTTGGAGACCCCTCCACCACTCCCGAAAAGTGGATGCAGAGAGCGATGGCTCCACTGAAGAGACAGACGAGTCCGAGACTTGA
- the CDX4 gene encoding homeobox protein CDX-4 → MYGSCLLEKEAGMYPGTLRSPGGSGTAGAGGTGGGGSPLPASNFAAAPAYAHYMGYPHMPSMAPHGPSLGTWGSPYSPPREDWSAYRGPSSTMGTVSMNDITSSPAAFDLPSYSNLGPVGGGSSGGCLPGPAGRSLVPIDAGTADASSPSRSRHSPYAWMRKTLQVTGKTRTKEKYRVVYTDHQRLELEKEFHCNRYITIRRKSELAVNLGLSERQVKIWFQNRRAKERKMIKKKISQFENSGGSVQSDSGSISSGELPNTFFTTPSVVREFQPIEIQKVIVSE, encoded by the exons ATGTACGGAAGCTGCCTTTTGGAGAAAGAAGCAGGCATGTACCCGGGCACTCTCAGGAGCCCTGGAGGGAGCGGCACAGCTGGAGCGGGCGGCACTGGGGGCGGTGGGAGTCCGCTGCCAGCCTCCAACTTCGCTGCAGCCCCGGCTTACGCTCACTACATGGGGTATCCCCATATGCCCAGCATGGCTCCTCATGGGCCATCCCTGGGAACCTGGGGCTCACCCTACAGTCCCCCCCGAGAGGACTGGAGCGCGTACCGTGGGCCGTCCAGTACAATGGGCACAGTGTCCATGAACGACATAACCTCAAGCCCCGCCGCTTTCGACTTGCCCAGCTACAGCAACCTGGGTCCCGTGGGCGGGGGAAGCAGCGGCGGCTGCCTGCCAGGCCCGGCTGGGCGGTCTCTAGTCCCCATCGACGCCGGCACCGCAGACGCCAGTTCCCCCAGCAGGAGCCGCCACAGCCCCTATGCATGGATGCGCAAGACCCTGCAGGTGACCG GAAAAACCAGGACAAAAGAAAAGTATCGTGTAGTTTACACAGATCATCAAAGGTTGGAGCTGGAAAAGGAATTCCATTGCAATAGATACATCACAATCCGAAGAAAATCAGAGCTGGCAGTTAACCTGGGCCTTTCTGAGAGACAG GTGAAAATCTGGTTTCAGAATCGAAGAgccaaggagagaaaaatgatcaaaaagaAAATCTCCCAGTTTGAGAATAGTGGAGGCTCAGTGCAAAGTGACTCTGGCTCCATCAGCTCTGGGGAACTGCCTAACACTTTTTTCACCACCCCATCTGTGGTCCGTGAATTTCAACCTATTGAGATACAGAAGGTCATAGTCtctgaatga